Proteins from a genomic interval of Gluconacetobacter diazotrophicus PA1 5:
- a CDS encoding MucR family transcriptional regulator: MSEIEQDAPFLELTAQIVSAHVSNNTVVADSVPDLIRQVYQALASLGQVAPEPEKLQPAVPIKRSVFPDYIVCLEDGKKLKMLKRHLQSAYGMTPEQYRERWGLPSDYPMVAPNYAERRSTLAREIGLGRKITAVVEDSSNDDSAAKPARRGRKAAVS, translated from the coding sequence ATGTCGGAAATTGAGCAGGATGCCCCCTTCCTGGAACTCACCGCCCAGATCGTATCAGCTCATGTCTCGAATAACACCGTCGTTGCTGATAGTGTTCCGGATCTGATCCGGCAGGTCTATCAGGCTCTGGCTTCGCTGGGGCAGGTCGCGCCGGAACCCGAGAAGCTGCAGCCCGCGGTGCCGATCAAGCGGTCGGTGTTTCCTGACTACATCGTCTGTCTTGAAGATGGGAAGAAACTGAAGATGCTGAAGCGGCATCTGCAGAGCGCCTATGGAATGACGCCGGAACAGTATCGTGAGCGTTGGGGCCTGCCGTCGGATTACCCGATGGTTGCGCCGAACTACGCCGAGCGCCGGTCGACCCTGGCGCGCGAGATCGGGCTGGGCCGCAAGATCACGGCGGTGGTCGAGGACTCCTCGAACGACGATTCCGCGGCCAAGCCGGCCCGGCGCGGACGCAAGGCCGCCGTGTCGTAA
- a CDS encoding LysR family transcriptional regulator — MDWDKLRIFHAVAEAGSFTHAGDVLNLSQSAVSRQISALEEALQVPLFHRHARGLILTEQGETLNQTVREVFSKLAMTQSLLTESKEKAAGRLRVTTTTGFGTCWLTPRLHRFVDANPDISITLILEDNDLDLGMREADVAVRMHPPRQPDLVQRHLADFPLPIYASPGYLEEFGTPATLDDLSSHKLVLFGGYHPPVPHINWLAEAGVPADEKRPARIEVNSLPAMAEAIASGVGIGSIPAYAAVLHPHLVKILSDVTVPTVDAYFVYPEELRTSKRVAVFRDFLLAEINGRH, encoded by the coding sequence TTGGACTGGGATAAACTCCGTATTTTCCATGCGGTGGCCGAAGCAGGGTCCTTCACACACGCGGGTGACGTACTCAATCTTAGCCAGTCGGCGGTCTCCCGCCAGATTTCGGCGCTGGAAGAAGCGCTGCAGGTTCCCCTGTTCCACCGACACGCGCGCGGACTGATCCTGACGGAACAGGGCGAAACCCTGAACCAGACGGTGCGCGAGGTCTTTTCCAAGCTGGCGATGACCCAGTCCCTGCTGACCGAAAGCAAGGAAAAGGCCGCCGGACGGCTGCGCGTGACCACGACGACCGGTTTCGGAACCTGCTGGCTGACGCCGCGCCTGCATCGTTTCGTGGACGCCAATCCGGACATCAGCATCACCCTGATCCTGGAAGACAACGACCTGGATCTGGGCATGCGCGAGGCCGATGTCGCGGTGCGGATGCACCCGCCGCGCCAGCCCGACCTGGTCCAGCGCCACCTGGCGGACTTCCCGCTGCCGATCTACGCCTCGCCCGGCTATCTGGAGGAATTCGGCACCCCGGCGACGCTGGACGACCTGTCCAGCCACAAGCTGGTGCTGTTCGGCGGCTATCATCCGCCGGTGCCGCACATCAACTGGCTGGCCGAAGCCGGCGTGCCGGCGGACGAGAAGCGCCCCGCGCGGATCGAGGTCAACAGCCTGCCGGCCATGGCCGAGGCCATCGCCTCCGGCGTCGGAATCGGGTCGATCCCGGCCTATGCGGCGGTCCTGCACCCGCATCTGGTCAAGATCCTGTCGGACGTCACGGTCCCGACGGTCGATGCCTATTTCGTCTATCCCGAGGAACTGCGCACATCGAAGCGCGTCGCGGTCTTCCGCGATTTCCTGCTGGCCGAAATCAACGGCCGTCACTGA
- a CDS encoding UdgX family uracil-DNA binding protein (This protein belongs to the uracil DNA glycosylase superfamily, members of which act in excision repair of DNA. However, it belongs more specifically to UdgX branch, whose founding member was found to bind uracil in DNA (where it does not belong), without cleaving it, appears to promote DNA repair by a pathway involving RecA, rather than base excision.), with protein MPHAHARVTLAHEVDFAGWRTATRRLVMAGQPAGRIAWRIDARTADPIEDQGAEAPEGNPFHVSRALLDLAETVIQARDPDRFALLYRLVQRNAAGERDLTTRTDDPDIARALVLTQAVRDDTARLRAHLELPAEDMAIGQWTSESHVLVPNARFLTIQRSLRPWAVSTPDETLLWTGRSLHLLPPGTDPSALPTDRESWEGTGLTLRPADLPRPALRLTEGLDIARIDSLPALIAAARDCLICPMARQTTQTVFSDGRPGAALMLVGEQPGDQEDRVGRPFVGPAGQLLDRTLHEAGITRDAVYVTNAVKHFRFQRRGTRRLHEKPTVENVTACAPWLAAERRIVAPRVLVMLGATAAGAVLGRSVTIGRERSRPIPLADGSTGLVTVHPSFLLRQPDEDARTREYARFVADLRLARDLLPAATLPS; from the coding sequence ATGCCGCACGCGCACGCCAGAGTGACGCTGGCCCATGAGGTCGATTTCGCGGGCTGGCGAACCGCGACGCGCCGCCTGGTCATGGCCGGCCAGCCCGCCGGGCGGATTGCGTGGCGAATCGACGCGCGCACGGCCGACCCGATCGAGGACCAGGGCGCCGAAGCACCGGAGGGCAACCCTTTTCACGTATCCCGCGCCCTGCTGGACCTTGCCGAGACCGTCATCCAGGCGCGCGATCCCGACCGTTTCGCGCTGCTCTACCGGCTGGTCCAGCGCAACGCGGCCGGCGAACGCGACCTGACAACCCGCACCGACGACCCCGACATCGCCCGCGCGCTGGTCCTGACCCAGGCGGTGCGGGACGATACCGCCCGCCTGCGCGCGCATCTGGAGCTGCCCGCCGAGGACATGGCCATCGGGCAGTGGACTTCGGAGTCCCACGTCCTCGTCCCCAATGCGCGATTCCTGACCATTCAGCGTTCGCTGCGCCCCTGGGCGGTCTCGACGCCGGACGAAACCCTTCTGTGGACGGGCCGCAGCCTGCATCTGCTGCCGCCGGGCACCGACCCGTCCGCCCTGCCCACGGACAGGGAGTCCTGGGAGGGGACGGGCCTGACGCTGCGCCCCGCCGATCTGCCGCGTCCGGCCCTGCGCCTGACCGAGGGACTGGATATCGCACGGATCGACAGCCTGCCGGCCCTGATCGCGGCGGCGCGCGACTGCCTGATCTGCCCGATGGCACGCCAGACGACGCAGACGGTCTTCAGCGACGGGCGCCCGGGGGCCGCGCTGATGCTGGTGGGCGAACAGCCGGGCGACCAGGAGGACCGCGTCGGCCGGCCTTTCGTCGGGCCTGCCGGGCAATTGCTGGACCGCACCCTGCACGAGGCCGGGATTACCCGCGATGCCGTCTACGTCACCAACGCGGTCAAGCATTTCCGCTTCCAGAGGCGCGGCACCCGGCGCCTGCATGAAAAGCCGACCGTGGAAAACGTTACGGCCTGCGCGCCCTGGCTGGCGGCGGAACGGCGCATCGTGGCGCCGCGCGTGCTGGTGATGCTGGGCGCCACCGCCGCCGGTGCCGTCCTGGGCCGCAGCGTCACGATCGGGCGCGAGCGGTCGCGCCCGATCCCGCTGGCCGACGGGTCGACCGGGCTGGTCACCGTTCATCCGTCCTTCCTGCTGCGCCAGCCGGACGAGGATGCACGCACCCGGGAATATGCCCGCTTCGTGGCCGATCTGCGCCTGGCGCGGGACCTTCTGCCGGCGGCCACGCTCCCGTCCTGA
- the sppA gene encoding signal peptide peptidase SppA has product MATDPDLTVDRLRLRRRLVFWRIAAVASFVLALVGVGGHSLMRSGGFASRDHLVRVRVAGIIGSDNRKLIDLVDKAAKTDSVRGMILAVDSPGGSVSGGEALHDAVARFAARKPVAVTMGGLAASAGYMISVPAQRVFAVQSTLTGSIGVIMEAPDVSGLLDRVGVKVDQLVSGPMKGQPSGTQPLSPEGRQMLQGVVADLFDQFVTMVADGRHMPVERVRTLADGRPYTGRQALSLGLIDQIGDERDAKAWLTSTRHLSGTIPVVDLKVTTGQGWMHRITRSMLGVVFGDEWAGSVLSQGVALDGAVAIWKP; this is encoded by the coding sequence ATGGCGACTGATCCCGACCTGACGGTCGACCGGCTGCGACTGCGGCGTCGGCTGGTATTCTGGCGGATCGCCGCCGTTGCCTCGTTCGTGCTGGCCCTGGTCGGCGTGGGCGGTCATTCGCTGATGCGCAGCGGCGGTTTCGCGTCGCGCGATCATCTGGTGCGCGTGCGCGTGGCGGGCATCATCGGATCGGACAATCGCAAGCTGATCGACCTGGTCGACAAGGCGGCGAAAACCGATTCGGTACGCGGCATGATCCTGGCCGTGGACAGCCCCGGCGGATCGGTCAGCGGGGGCGAGGCACTGCATGACGCGGTGGCCCGTTTCGCGGCCCGCAAGCCGGTGGCGGTGACGATGGGGGGCCTGGCCGCTTCGGCGGGGTACATGATTTCGGTGCCGGCGCAGCGCGTGTTCGCGGTCCAGTCCACCCTGACGGGGTCGATCGGCGTGATCATGGAAGCACCGGACGTGTCGGGCCTGCTGGACCGGGTGGGGGTCAAGGTCGATCAACTGGTCTCCGGCCCGATGAAGGGCCAGCCTTCGGGAACGCAGCCCCTGTCGCCGGAAGGGCGGCAGATGCTGCAGGGGGTGGTGGCGGACCTGTTCGACCAGTTCGTCACCATGGTGGCCGACGGGCGGCATATGCCGGTCGAACGGGTGCGGACCCTGGCCGACGGCCGGCCCTATACCGGCCGGCAGGCGCTGTCGCTGGGACTGATCGACCAGATCGGGGACGAGCGCGACGCCAAGGCGTGGCTGACCAGTACCCGGCACCTGAGCGGGACGATTCCGGTCGTGGACCTGAAAGTGACGACCGGGCAGGGCTGGATGCACCGGATCACGCGCAGCATGCTGGGCGTCGTTTTCGGTGACGAGTGGGCAGGAAGCGTGCTTTCGCAAGGCGTTGCGCTTGACGGGGCTGTTGCGATCTGGAAACCTTGA
- a CDS encoding glycosyltransferase family 39 protein encodes MTGRAGYADRSLLVWGGVALGLLTVLRGIVAACTPPSPDEAYYWVWSRALAPGYLDHPPMVALWIRGGTALLGDTTLGIRLPAALSAGVGTLFLAAAARDLGWGPAAGRMVRAGILLNATLALGIGAVTMTPDTPLLFFITTALWALGRLHVTGRGGWWLVLGLALGLACDSKYTAVLPGAGLAFWLLGSRSGRVWLRTPWPWCAAMLALLLFLPVIGWNAAHHWASFVRQGGRAGDWRPARAVQFLGELAGGQVGLATPLVALFFAGGLWQALRRAWRDDAAALLACWTVPAIVVFVQHALGDRVQANWPVLLYPGLAIAAASLTWRFWGPASALGFVLTLLVYVQSTLSPVALSPHLDITLRQMAGWQDLARAADGMAPSGGFIAADEYGLASELALALPRRPVIGIEPRWALFDLPRAAGGQQGIFLCSERRLRTVDPTPFSRMTRIGTLARGRGAQVAERYAVFRVTLAPEAPAWTARLPSGAV; translated from the coding sequence TTGACCGGCAGGGCCGGGTACGCCGATCGCAGTCTGCTGGTATGGGGCGGCGTTGCGCTGGGCCTGCTGACGGTGCTGCGCGGTATCGTGGCCGCCTGCACTCCGCCTTCGCCGGACGAGGCCTATTACTGGGTGTGGTCCCGCGCGCTCGCGCCCGGCTATCTGGACCATCCACCGATGGTCGCCCTGTGGATTCGCGGCGGGACCGCGCTGCTGGGCGATACGACGCTGGGCATTCGCCTGCCGGCGGCGCTTTCCGCCGGTGTGGGGACGCTGTTCCTGGCCGCCGCCGCGCGGGACCTGGGATGGGGGCCGGCGGCCGGACGGATGGTTCGGGCCGGAATCCTGCTGAATGCCACGCTGGCGCTGGGCATCGGCGCGGTGACGATGACGCCGGACACGCCCCTGCTGTTCTTCATCACCACGGCGCTGTGGGCGCTGGGGCGGCTGCACGTCACCGGTCGGGGTGGCTGGTGGCTGGTGCTGGGGCTGGCGCTGGGCCTGGCGTGCGACAGCAAATACACGGCGGTGCTGCCGGGGGCGGGGCTGGCGTTCTGGCTGCTGGGCAGCCGGTCCGGGCGGGTGTGGCTGCGCACGCCCTGGCCCTGGTGTGCCGCCATGCTGGCCCTGCTGCTGTTCCTGCCCGTCATCGGGTGGAACGCGGCGCATCACTGGGCCAGCTTTGTCCGACAGGGTGGCCGGGCGGGCGACTGGCGGCCGGCGCGGGCGGTGCAGTTCCTGGGGGAACTGGCGGGGGGGCAGGTCGGCCTGGCAACGCCGCTGGTGGCCCTGTTCTTCGCGGGCGGGTTGTGGCAGGCCCTGCGCCGCGCGTGGCGGGACGATGCGGCGGCGCTGCTGGCCTGCTGGACCGTGCCCGCCATCGTGGTGTTCGTGCAGCATGCGCTGGGCGACCGGGTGCAGGCCAACTGGCCGGTGCTGCTCTATCCCGGTCTTGCGATCGCGGCGGCTTCCCTGACCTGGCGCTTCTGGGGGCCGGCATCGGCGCTGGGCTTCGTGCTGACGCTGCTGGTCTATGTGCAGTCCACGCTGTCGCCCGTCGCGCTGTCGCCGCATCTGGACATCACCCTGCGCCAGATGGCTGGCTGGCAGGACCTGGCCCGTGCGGCGGACGGCATGGCCCCTTCCGGCGGCTTCATCGCCGCCGATGAATACGGACTGGCATCGGAACTGGCCCTGGCGCTGCCGCGCCGGCCGGTGATCGGGATCGAGCCGCGCTGGGCCCTGTTCGACCTGCCGCGTGCGGCCGGCGGCCAGCAGGGGATCTTCCTGTGCAGCGAACGACGCCTGCGCACCGTCGATCCCACCCCGTTCAGCCGGATGACGCGGATCGGCACGCTGGCGCGCGGGCGGGGCGCCCAAGTGGCCGAACGCTATGCGGTCTTTCGCGTGACGCTGGCGCCCGAAGCGCCGGCCTGGACGGCGCGCCTGCCCTCCGGGGCTGTATAA
- the ihfB gene encoding integration host factor subunit beta yields MTKSELIAELAAANPHLLSRDVELIVQTIFSEISAALARGDRVELRGFGAFTVKKRDARTGRNPRTGEMVAVDEKVVPFFKAGKELRERVNNGAPAED; encoded by the coding sequence ATGACCAAATCGGAGCTGATCGCCGAACTGGCTGCGGCGAATCCGCACCTTCTCAGCCGCGACGTGGAATTGATCGTCCAGACGATCTTCAGCGAGATCAGCGCGGCGCTGGCCCGGGGGGACCGTGTGGAACTGCGCGGCTTCGGGGCCTTCACGGTCAAGAAGCGTGACGCCCGCACCGGACGCAATCCCCGCACCGGTGAAATGGTGGCGGTGGATGAAAAGGTCGTCCCCTTCTTCAAGGCCGGCAAGGAACTGCGCGAGCGCGTGAACAACGGCGCCCCCGCCGAGGACTGA
- the rbsK gene encoding ribokinase → MPRPKSKNHPLVVFGSINIDMVARLHHFPAPGETLHAQGTDLGLGGKGANQAVAVARLGAEVLLMGRTGDDMFADYAATSLRRRGVGPDGLFRSPGDTTGLAMICTDSAGENTIVVAGGANLAMDGDDVARLVPLLTPGAIVLMQCEIPMDTILAAARRVDAAGATLILDPAPVPDAGLPDELFRLATLMTPNETETERLTGLRPHDPDSARQAAGRLHQKGLRRAIIKLGARGVLYSDESGHGFIPPFHVTAIDSVAAGDCFNGGLAVALSQGLDLARATRFAAACGALATTRKGAADAAPTREEVEGLLSAQPR, encoded by the coding sequence ATGCCCCGACCCAAAAGTAAAAATCACCCTCTGGTTGTATTCGGTAGCATCAATATCGATATGGTCGCCCGGTTGCATCACTTTCCCGCGCCAGGCGAAACTTTACACGCACAGGGCACCGACCTGGGGCTTGGGGGCAAGGGCGCCAACCAGGCGGTGGCGGTCGCGCGCCTGGGGGCGGAGGTCCTGCTGATGGGCCGGACCGGCGACGACATGTTCGCCGACTACGCCGCTACCTCCCTGCGGCGGCGCGGCGTCGGGCCGGACGGCCTGTTCCGCTCGCCCGGCGACACGACCGGCCTGGCCATGATCTGCACCGACAGCGCGGGGGAAAACACCATCGTCGTCGCCGGGGGCGCCAACCTGGCGATGGATGGCGACGATGTGGCACGCCTGGTGCCGCTGCTGACGCCGGGCGCGATCGTGCTGATGCAGTGCGAGATCCCGATGGACACCATCCTGGCCGCCGCCCGCCGGGTCGACGCCGCCGGCGCGACCCTGATCCTGGACCCCGCCCCGGTCCCCGATGCCGGCCTGCCCGACGAATTGTTCCGTCTGGCCACGCTGATGACCCCCAACGAAACCGAGACCGAACGCCTGACCGGACTGCGCCCCCACGACCCCGACAGCGCGCGCCAGGCCGCGGGCCGGCTGCACCAAAAGGGGCTGCGCCGGGCCATCATCAAGCTGGGCGCGCGGGGCGTGCTGTATTCCGACGAGTCGGGCCACGGATTCATTCCCCCTTTCCACGTCACCGCCATCGACAGCGTGGCGGCGGGCGATTGTTTCAATGGCGGGCTGGCCGTAGCGTTGTCGCAGGGCCTGGACCTGGCCCGGGCCACGCGCTTCGCCGCCGCCTGCGGCGCGCTGGCCACCACGCGCAAGGGCGCGGCGGACGCCGCCCCGACCCGCGAGGAAGTGGAGGGCCTGCTTTCGGCACAGCCGCGATAA
- a CDS encoding glutathione S-transferase N-terminal domain-containing protein, with protein MIDLYYWTTPNGHKITLFLEETGLPYRLIPINIGKGEQFAPDFLKIAPNNRIPAIVDQDPVVGGPPIPLFESGAILYYLARKTGRFLPATLREETEVMTWLFWQMGGLGPMAGQNHHFRLYAPERLPYATTRYTQETERLYGVLDRHLAGRDFIAGGGYSIADMACHPWIIPENQGQDMAAFPNLAQWHARIAARPATRRAYSLTDPVRAGQPPVREPAERAALYATLDTTAD; from the coding sequence ATGATCGACCTGTATTACTGGACGACGCCGAACGGCCACAAGATCACGCTGTTCCTGGAAGAAACCGGGCTGCCCTATCGCCTGATCCCGATCAATATCGGCAAGGGCGAACAATTCGCCCCCGACTTCCTGAAGATCGCGCCGAACAACCGCATCCCCGCCATCGTCGATCAGGACCCGGTCGTGGGCGGGCCGCCGATCCCGCTCTTCGAATCCGGGGCGATCCTCTATTACCTGGCCCGCAAGACAGGCCGTTTCCTGCCCGCCACGCTGCGGGAGGAAACCGAGGTCATGACATGGCTGTTCTGGCAGATGGGCGGCCTGGGCCCCATGGCCGGGCAGAACCATCATTTCCGCCTCTACGCCCCCGAACGCCTGCCCTATGCAACCACGCGCTATACCCAGGAAACCGAGCGCCTGTACGGCGTGCTGGACCGCCACCTGGCGGGCCGGGACTTCATCGCGGGCGGCGGATACAGCATCGCCGACATGGCCTGCCACCCCTGGATCATCCCCGAAAACCAGGGACAGGACATGGCCGCCTTCCCCAACCTGGCGCAATGGCATGCCCGGATCGCCGCACGACCGGCGACCCGACGGGCCTACAGCCTGACCGACCCCGTCCGCGCCGGGCAGCCGCCGGTGCGCGAACCGGCCGAACGCGCGGCGCTCTATGCCACGCTCGACACAACCGCCGATTGA
- a CDS encoding response regulator produces the protein MTSPRHVLLVEDESAIADLVRTALEASGLRVTPCADVQSALRELDRGAFDLAILDLTLPDGSPDPLARRLADAGVPIIAISGDPARLATFAYGQGLEKPFRIRALLDRIKDTLPASR, from the coding sequence ATGACGTCCCCCCGCCACGTCCTGCTGGTCGAGGACGAATCCGCCATCGCCGACCTGGTCCGCACGGCGCTGGAGGCGTCCGGCCTGCGCGTCACCCCATGCGCCGACGTGCAATCCGCCCTGCGGGAACTGGACCGGGGCGCGTTCGACCTGGCCATCCTGGACCTGACCCTGCCCGACGGGTCGCCCGATCCCCTGGCCAGGCGCCTGGCGGATGCAGGGGTGCCGATCATCGCCATCAGCGGCGACCCGGCACGCCTGGCGACATTCGCATATGGCCAGGGCCTGGAAAAACCGTTCCGGATTCGCGCCCTGCTGGACCGGATCAAGGATACCCTGCCCGCGTCGCGGTGA
- a CDS encoding NUDIX hydrolase, with amino-acid sequence MNSPSPVSAAILAVVVRDRRLLLIRRANPPDQGLWGFPGGRIEHGETVMQAAERELREETGFIARAQGVLTAFDVLDHAPDGALRFHYVIVVVRCADSGQDTVRAADDALDVDWFTLDQVRDAPERMSPGLLELGTLALSDRGIAPWPVPTAAPLRRRPPVPAQGSTP; translated from the coding sequence ATGAACTCCCCCTCCCCCGTTTCGGCCGCGATCCTCGCGGTCGTCGTACGCGACAGGCGCCTGCTGCTGATCCGGCGGGCCAACCCGCCGGACCAGGGCCTGTGGGGTTTTCCCGGCGGCCGCATCGAGCATGGCGAGACCGTCATGCAGGCCGCCGAGCGCGAACTGCGCGAGGAAACCGGCTTCATCGCCCGGGCGCAGGGCGTGCTGACGGCATTCGACGTGCTGGACCACGCCCCGGACGGTGCCCTGCGGTTCCATTACGTCATCGTCGTCGTGCGCTGCGCCGATTCGGGACAGGATACGGTGCGCGCGGCCGACGATGCGCTGGATGTCGACTGGTTCACGCTGGACCAGGTGCGCGACGCCCCCGAACGCATGAGCCCCGGCCTGCTGGAACTGGGCACGCTGGCCCTGTCGGACCGGGGCATCGCCCCGTGGCCCGTTCCCACCGCCGCCCCCCTGCGGCGGCGTCCGCCCGTCCCCGCACAGGGCTCCACGCCATGA
- the trxB gene encoding thioredoxin-disulfide reductase, which translates to MTQTHTTDLLVIGAGPAGYTAAIYAARANLKPILVAGLQPGGQLMITTDVYNYPGFARGIQGPELMEQMAAQAAHVGTQIIHDIITECTLKGHGGAGEPFRLVGDSGDVYLARSVVIATGAQAKWLGIPGEAQYQGSGVSACATCDGFFYRGRTVAVIGGGNTAVEEALYLTHHAEHVILIHRRDSLRAEKILQDRLFAHPKITVKWNCVVDEIVATGTPPVVTGLNLRDISSGTNEHLAVDGVFVAIGHAPNTAVFKDQVETDDEGYIVTNPGGTRTSVPGVFAAGDVQDRIYRQAVTAAGTGCMAALEAERYLAGMSH; encoded by the coding sequence ATGACCCAGACCCATACCACCGACCTTCTTGTCATCGGCGCCGGCCCCGCCGGCTATACCGCCGCGATCTATGCCGCGCGCGCCAACCTGAAGCCCATCCTGGTGGCCGGCCTGCAGCCGGGCGGACAGTTGATGATCACCACCGACGTGTATAATTACCCGGGCTTCGCCCGCGGCATCCAGGGCCCCGAACTGATGGAACAGATGGCGGCCCAAGCCGCGCATGTGGGTACGCAGATCATCCACGACATCATCACCGAATGCACTCTGAAGGGTCACGGCGGGGCGGGCGAACCGTTCCGCCTGGTCGGCGATTCCGGTGACGTCTACCTGGCCCGCTCGGTCGTCATCGCCACCGGGGCACAGGCCAAGTGGCTGGGCATTCCCGGCGAGGCCCAATACCAGGGGTCCGGGGTTTCGGCCTGCGCCACCTGTGACGGATTCTTCTATCGCGGCCGGACCGTCGCCGTCATCGGCGGCGGCAACACGGCGGTCGAGGAAGCGCTGTACCTGACCCATCATGCCGAACATGTGATCCTGATCCACCGGCGCGACAGCCTGCGCGCGGAAAAGATCCTGCAGGACCGGCTGTTCGCCCACCCCAAGATCACGGTGAAATGGAATTGCGTGGTGGACGAGATCGTGGCCACCGGCACCCCGCCCGTCGTCACGGGCCTGAATCTGCGCGATATTTCATCGGGCACGAACGAACACCTGGCGGTCGACGGCGTTTTCGTCGCGATCGGGCATGCCCCGAACACGGCGGTTTTCAAGGACCAGGTCGAAACCGACGACGAGGGATATATCGTCACCAACCCGGGCGGCACGCGCACGTCGGTGCCGGGCGTCTTCGCCGCCGGAGACGTGCAGGACCGCATTTACCGCCAGGCCGTTACCGCGGCGGGAACCGGCTGCATGGCCGCGCTGGAGGCGGAACGTTACCTGGCGGGAATGTCGCACTGA
- a CDS encoding Lrp/AsnC family transcriptional regulator: protein MTEVMDLDAIDRRIVAELQADGRMTNVELARRVGISAPPCLRRVRRLEEEGLIRGYHADTDAALLGWTITLFALIGLDSQKEAVLTAFETQVAEWPEVRECHMIRGGGDFLVRLVARDAAHENQLTRRLTESPHVSRVQTLQTIRTALSRAGVPVQPPGAGGMGVAGTDM, encoded by the coding sequence ATGACTGAAGTGATGGACCTGGATGCGATTGACCGTCGGATCGTAGCCGAACTCCAGGCGGATGGCCGCATGACGAACGTGGAACTGGCGCGCCGGGTCGGTATTTCCGCCCCGCCCTGCCTGCGGCGCGTGCGGCGGCTGGAGGAAGAAGGGCTGATCCGCGGCTACCACGCCGATACCGACGCCGCCCTGCTGGGCTGGACGATCACGCTGTTCGCCCTGATCGGGCTGGACAGCCAGAAGGAAGCCGTCCTGACCGCGTTCGAGACCCAGGTGGCCGAATGGCCCGAGGTCCGGGAGTGCCACATGATCCGGGGCGGCGGGGACTTCCTGGTCCGGCTGGTGGCGCGCGACGCCGCGCATGAAAACCAGTTGACCCGCCGCCTGACCGAAAGCCCGCATGTCAGCCGGGTCCAGACATTGCAGACCATCCGCACGGCGCTGAGCCGCGCCGGCGTGCCCGTGCAGCCCCCCGGCGCCGGCGGCATGGGCGTGGCAGGGACGGACATGTGA